A DNA window from Pontimonas salivibrio contains the following coding sequences:
- a CDS encoding GerMN domain-containing protein: MIRLRRLMRIPAILLGAALFLAGCTQIPSAGDVQAVDPQSVVSDDDVDFLPPGPSTGASPSDILQGFIAAGAAAQNNYRVARSFLTADFADQWNPNQSALIRQGESRIIDQGSAGVIYEAQIIASVDDSGRYEAAASPTTQELEFSLEQKDGQWRIASAPDGIILTDTAFVEAFESYQLYYYSSDYRELVPDLRWFASRGDVLTKVIRGLLDEPSYWLGGGVTASAFPPGTQLVLSPVPVVDGQAQVDVNEAVVDANATQRERMLLQLTTTLSQISGVSDVVITYNQTPIRIVTTDENQPVLTSGRDPRSLVVRGLDFGYLQAGRIDSIEGLEQAIVSLRPEKVFFNQSLQQAAVLGEEGVWRVTESGASDEPWDVREGLIRPFIDSCGFTWSMTQTPGEDALRVFPRVVVDPETNLTVLPVDLPIESGVVTMEIARDNTRLLLLVQTDQGVRVLLAGIQRGPDCEPLGLGEFVELSPLANTAVDAAFVDDTTVAVVTRDGPAGEVVLQDVNGRVTLAGRPGAPHTLVAGVGGVSGLRLLSEQGTIFQPRGNGWQSTGERANVLVTQR, encoded by the coding sequence GTGATTCGCCTTCGACGCCTCATGCGCATACCGGCAATCCTGCTCGGTGCCGCACTGTTTCTTGCCGGTTGTACCCAAATTCCGTCAGCGGGGGATGTGCAGGCCGTTGACCCACAGTCCGTGGTGAGCGACGATGACGTGGATTTTCTGCCACCTGGACCCTCCACAGGGGCGAGCCCCAGTGACATCCTTCAAGGTTTCATTGCCGCTGGTGCTGCAGCTCAAAACAACTACCGGGTGGCCAGAAGCTTCCTCACCGCCGACTTCGCCGATCAGTGGAATCCCAACCAGTCAGCACTGATCCGACAGGGTGAGTCGCGCATCATCGACCAGGGCTCTGCCGGCGTGATCTACGAGGCACAAATTATTGCCAGTGTTGATGATTCGGGTCGCTATGAAGCGGCCGCATCACCCACCACTCAAGAGTTGGAATTTTCCCTGGAGCAGAAAGACGGGCAGTGGCGAATTGCGTCTGCACCCGATGGCATCATTCTCACGGACACGGCTTTTGTGGAAGCGTTTGAGAGCTACCAGCTCTACTACTACTCGTCGGACTACCGAGAGTTAGTGCCGGACCTGCGGTGGTTTGCCTCCCGAGGTGACGTTCTCACGAAAGTGATTCGGGGTTTGCTCGATGAACCCTCCTATTGGTTGGGCGGTGGTGTGACCGCTTCAGCATTCCCGCCTGGTACCCAATTGGTGCTCTCGCCAGTGCCTGTGGTCGACGGTCAAGCACAAGTCGATGTGAATGAAGCAGTGGTGGATGCCAATGCGACCCAGCGTGAGCGAATGTTGCTGCAGCTCACCACCACCCTCTCGCAAATTTCGGGTGTGTCCGATGTGGTGATCACCTACAACCAAACACCGATTCGTATTGTCACCACCGATGAGAATCAACCGGTGCTGACCTCGGGGCGTGACCCGAGAAGCCTCGTCGTTCGGGGCCTCGATTTCGGTTACCTTCAGGCGGGGCGCATCGACAGCATTGAGGGCCTGGAGCAGGCCATCGTGTCGCTCAGGCCCGAGAAAGTCTTTTTCAATCAGTCCCTGCAACAAGCCGCAGTCCTCGGCGAGGAAGGGGTGTGGCGGGTGACCGAGAGTGGGGCCAGTGATGAGCCGTGGGATGTGCGAGAAGGCCTCATTCGGCCTTTCATTGACTCCTGTGGGTTCACGTGGTCGATGACACAAACTCCAGGCGAAGACGCGCTTCGGGTGTTCCCCAGAGTTGTGGTTGATCCGGAGACCAACCTCACAGTGTTACCGGTGGACCTACCGATTGAATCTGGCGTGGTGACGATGGAAATCGCTCGCGATAACACCCGACTGTTGTTGCTGGTGCAAACCGACCAAGGCGTTCGGGTGTTGTTGGCCGGAATCCAACGTGGGCCGGACTGTGAACCATTAGGTCTGGGTGAGTTTGTTGAGTTGAGCCCGTTAGCGAATACTGCTGTGGATGCCGCTTTTGTCGACGACACCACAGTGGCCGTTGTCACACGCGATGGTCCAGCAGGTGAAGTAGTCCTTCAAGATGTCAACGGGCGAGTGACCTTGGCGGGCCGACCGGGCGCCCCCCACACGTTGGTTGCCGGAGTGGGCGGCGTGTCTGGCCTTCGACTGCTGAGCGAACAGGGCACCATTTTCCAACCCCGGGGTAACGGTTGGCAATCCACCGGTGAGCGTGCGAACGTCCTCGTCACCCAACGCTAA
- the mtrA gene encoding MtrAB system response regulator MtrA, with the protein MANILVVDDDLALSEMISIMLRGEGFDTFLAPDGQTALDQLATGAPDLVLLDVMLPGMNGVDVCQKIREASGIPIIMLTAKSDSSDVVRGLESGADDYVVKPFNPKELVARIRTRLRPAQETHHTELRIADVVIDVPAHEVRRAGERVSLTPLEFQLLLTLALKPQQVFTREALLEEVWGYRYKADTRLVNVHVQRLRSKIETDPDHPVVIETVRGVGYRSGALYSAEGLTQAE; encoded by the coding sequence GTGGCGAACATTTTGGTCGTCGATGACGATCTCGCGCTTTCGGAGATGATCAGCATCATGCTGCGCGGTGAAGGCTTCGACACCTTCTTAGCCCCTGATGGCCAAACCGCGCTCGACCAGTTAGCCACGGGTGCGCCTGATTTGGTGCTGCTGGATGTGATGCTGCCAGGGATGAACGGCGTCGACGTCTGTCAAAAGATTCGTGAAGCCAGCGGAATTCCCATCATTATGTTGACCGCAAAATCGGATTCGTCCGATGTGGTGCGCGGTTTGGAATCGGGTGCCGACGATTATGTCGTCAAACCGTTTAACCCGAAAGAACTTGTCGCCAGAATTCGCACAAGGCTTCGACCCGCGCAAGAAACCCATCACACGGAACTTCGAATTGCGGATGTGGTCATTGACGTACCCGCCCACGAAGTGCGGCGAGCGGGTGAGCGGGTCAGTTTGACCCCGCTGGAGTTCCAACTCTTGCTTACGTTGGCGCTGAAGCCCCAACAGGTGTTTACCCGTGAGGCACTGTTAGAGGAAGTGTGGGGCTATCGCTATAAGGCAGATACCCGGCTGGTGAACGTGCACGTCCAAAGGTTGCGCTCAAAAATTGAAACCGATCCGGATCATCCCGTCGTAATTGAAACGGTGCGCGGTGTGGGGTATCGCTCGGGGGCGCTTTACAGCGCTGAGGGGTTGACCCAGGCCGAATGA
- the hpf gene encoding ribosome hibernation-promoting factor, HPF/YfiA family, translating into MDITLLAHDIAIPDRFRDYVNEKSDRVLALAENAMTFQVKLNRENSSRQGPSEDSVELTVIGKGPVIRAEARNADKYAAFDEAVDHLVRRLRRAKERRDPQHAKHRAKSMGEVSAESFADIDITPASVEVIRSVETGAIPTISEEDLAAMDESESPVVIRKKLFPAEAMNAEDAVDKMELVGHDFYLFIDTDTQRPSVVYRRKGWQYGVIALKES; encoded by the coding sequence ATGGACATCACTCTTCTCGCACACGACATTGCCATTCCGGATCGCTTTCGCGACTACGTCAATGAAAAATCTGATCGGGTGCTGGCTCTTGCCGAAAACGCTATGACATTCCAAGTGAAGCTGAACCGAGAAAATTCCAGCCGTCAGGGCCCCTCAGAGGACAGTGTCGAGCTGACCGTGATTGGTAAAGGGCCGGTGATTCGTGCCGAGGCACGAAACGCCGACAAATATGCCGCTTTCGATGAAGCTGTGGACCACTTGGTTCGGAGGCTTCGCCGGGCGAAAGAGCGCCGGGACCCCCAACACGCGAAGCACCGTGCAAAGTCAATGGGTGAGGTCAGTGCCGAATCGTTTGCCGACATTGACATCACTCCAGCGAGCGTCGAAGTGATTCGCAGTGTTGAAACCGGCGCGATTCCCACCATCAGTGAAGAAGATTTGGCCGCGATGGACGAGTCGGAAAGCCCGGTCGTGATTCGCAAGAAACTCTTTCCCGCCGAGGCAATGAACGCTGAAGACGCCGTGGACAAGATGGAACTGGTCGGACACGACTTTTATCTCTTCATCGACACCGACACTCAGCGCCCTAGCGTGGTCTACCGGCGCAAGGGTTGGCAGTACGGCGTGATTGCTCTGAAGGAGAGCTAA
- the secA gene encoding preprotein translocase subunit SecA, producing the protein MANPFERVLRMGEGRVLRQLHQAVKAVNHLEDDFVTLSDEDLKDETNDLRERYAAGETLDDLLPEAFAAVREAAKRTIGLRHFDVQIMGATALHRGNIAEMKTGEGKTLVATLAAYLNALPARGVHVVTVNDYLAKYQSELMGRVFRALGMSTGCVLSGQTPEERRLQYQSDITYGTNNEFGFDYLRDNMALAKADRVQRGHFFAIVDEVDSILIDEARTPLIISGPASGEANRWFAEFAKIAERLVPEEDFEVDEKKRTVGVLESGIEKVEDYLGIDNLYESANTPLISFLNNAIKARALFKRDKDYVVINGEVLIVDEHTGRILAGRRYNEGIHQAIEAKEGVAIKAENQTLATITLQNYFRLYKKISGMTGTAQTEASEFMSTYSLGVVPIPTNKPMIRMDQSDLIYRDEDAKFRQVARDITERHQKGQPVLVGTTSVEKSERISQMLAKAGVKHEVLNAKNHAREASIIAQAGRLGAVTVATNMAGRGTDIMLGGNAEFLAVQQMTEKGLSPVDTPEEYEAAWDEVFAGVQAACEEEGEKVRAVGGLYVLGTERHESRRIDNQLRGRSGRQGDPGESRFYLSLQDDLMRLFNAGAAQSLMARTSDDDEDLAIESKVVSRAIQSAQSQVEARNAEVRKNVLKYDDVLNRQRQAIYEDRRQILEGDDISDQVTAFVEKTITAVIAEKLQNVAPEDWDLEGLWTELKTLYPIGITIDELVQELGQRATVEDVTTEILSDCTIAYQKREEALGSAVMRELERRVVLSVVDRRWRDHLYEMDYLKDGIGLRAMAQRDPLVEYQREGFALFQSMMGQIREDTTGYVFNLEVQIQQPTAQVGPIVSAKGLVDQAPQQNLSYTAPTADGDVEVRNQSGQVVQAPAAPAVSQTFQSQQGVQVGAPAARQTTAGPPPGTATRGTFGQQGGGQQGQQPSANRAQRRAAKRRKK; encoded by the coding sequence GTGGCTAATCCTTTTGAGCGCGTATTGCGTATGGGCGAGGGGCGAGTCCTCCGCCAGCTCCACCAAGCAGTGAAAGCTGTGAACCACCTCGAAGACGACTTCGTCACCCTCAGTGATGAGGACTTGAAGGACGAAACAAACGACCTTCGTGAACGCTACGCGGCCGGTGAAACCCTGGATGACCTGCTGCCGGAAGCGTTTGCTGCCGTTCGGGAAGCCGCAAAAAGGACCATTGGGCTGCGGCACTTCGATGTGCAAATCATGGGTGCTACCGCCCTCCACCGCGGCAATATCGCGGAGATGAAAACCGGTGAAGGGAAAACACTGGTCGCCACGTTGGCTGCTTACCTCAACGCCCTCCCCGCTCGCGGCGTGCACGTGGTGACAGTCAATGACTATTTGGCGAAATATCAGTCTGAGCTCATGGGCCGGGTCTTTCGCGCACTGGGCATGTCCACCGGGTGTGTGCTCTCCGGTCAAACCCCGGAAGAGCGTCGCCTGCAGTACCAGTCGGATATTACCTACGGCACCAACAACGAATTCGGCTTCGACTACCTACGCGACAACATGGCCCTTGCGAAAGCGGACCGTGTCCAGCGGGGGCATTTCTTCGCCATAGTCGATGAGGTCGACTCCATCCTCATCGATGAGGCGAGAACCCCGCTCATCATTTCAGGTCCTGCATCGGGGGAAGCAAACCGTTGGTTTGCTGAGTTCGCGAAAATTGCAGAGCGTCTGGTTCCCGAAGAAGACTTTGAGGTCGACGAGAAAAAGCGCACCGTGGGTGTGCTCGAATCCGGCATTGAAAAAGTTGAAGACTATCTCGGTATCGACAACCTTTACGAGTCGGCGAACACCCCGCTCATTTCATTTTTGAATAACGCCATCAAAGCCCGCGCATTGTTCAAGCGCGATAAGGACTATGTCGTCATTAACGGCGAAGTGCTCATCGTTGATGAGCACACCGGTCGTATTCTCGCCGGACGCCGCTACAACGAAGGTATTCACCAGGCAATTGAAGCCAAAGAGGGCGTCGCGATTAAGGCGGAGAACCAAACTCTGGCCACGATTACCCTGCAGAACTATTTCCGGTTGTATAAAAAGATTTCCGGTATGACCGGTACGGCCCAAACCGAAGCCAGCGAATTTATGAGTACCTACTCGCTGGGTGTTGTCCCCATTCCTACCAATAAGCCGATGATTCGGATGGATCAGTCGGACCTGATTTACCGCGACGAAGACGCCAAGTTCCGTCAGGTTGCCAGAGACATTACCGAGCGCCACCAGAAAGGCCAGCCGGTTTTAGTGGGAACGACCAGCGTCGAAAAATCCGAACGGATTTCCCAAATGCTGGCCAAGGCGGGCGTGAAACACGAAGTGTTGAACGCAAAAAACCACGCCCGTGAGGCGTCAATCATCGCCCAGGCGGGTCGCCTGGGCGCAGTAACCGTGGCGACCAATATGGCTGGTCGTGGAACCGACATCATGTTGGGTGGAAACGCAGAATTCTTGGCCGTCCAGCAGATGACGGAAAAAGGCTTAAGCCCAGTGGACACCCCGGAAGAGTATGAAGCCGCCTGGGATGAAGTGTTCGCTGGGGTTCAGGCTGCCTGTGAGGAGGAGGGCGAGAAGGTTCGCGCCGTGGGTGGCCTCTACGTGTTGGGGACCGAGCGTCACGAATCGCGTCGTATCGACAACCAGTTGCGTGGTCGCTCGGGTCGACAGGGTGACCCCGGTGAGTCGCGCTTCTATCTTTCACTCCAAGACGACCTCATGCGTCTATTCAATGCGGGGGCTGCGCAGTCTCTGATGGCGCGCACAAGCGATGACGATGAAGACCTCGCCATCGAATCAAAGGTGGTCTCGCGCGCGATCCAGTCTGCCCAGTCGCAGGTCGAGGCACGTAACGCCGAAGTGCGAAAAAACGTTCTCAAATACGACGACGTGTTGAACCGTCAACGCCAAGCCATTTACGAGGACCGTCGACAAATTCTCGAAGGCGACGACATTTCCGATCAGGTGACGGCGTTTGTTGAAAAGACCATCACCGCGGTGATTGCCGAGAAGCTTCAAAACGTTGCCCCGGAAGATTGGGACCTCGAGGGTCTGTGGACTGAGCTGAAAACCCTTTACCCCATTGGCATTACCATCGACGAACTCGTTCAGGAGCTCGGTCAGCGCGCAACCGTTGAGGACGTCACCACAGAAATCCTCTCGGACTGCACCATCGCGTATCAAAAGCGCGAAGAAGCTTTGGGCTCTGCGGTGATGCGTGAGTTGGAGCGCCGCGTGGTCTTGAGCGTCGTGGACCGACGTTGGCGCGACCACCTCTACGAGATGGACTACCTGAAAGACGGTATTGGTCTGCGCGCAATGGCCCAACGCGATCCGCTGGTGGAATACCAGCGCGAAGGTTTTGCCCTGTTCCAGTCGATGATGGGACAAATTCGCGAAGACACTACCGGGTATGTGTTCAACCTCGAAGTGCAAATCCAACAGCCCACTGCCCAGGTGGGACCGATCGTGTCGGCGAAGGGGCTAGTGGATCAGGCTCCGCAGCAAAACCTCAGCTACACGGCTCCGACCGCGGATGGCGATGTGGAAGTGCGCAACCAGTCGGGTCAGGTTGTCCAAGCACCGGCAGCGCCTGCGGTGAGCCAAACCTTCCAAAGCCAGCAAGGGGTTCAAGTGGGGGCTCCAGCAGCCAGACAGACCACTGCGGGGCCACCACCAGGTACTGCCACGCGGGGTACTTTTGGTCAGCAGGGTGGAGGTCAGCAGGGCCAGCAACCTTCAGCGAATCGGGCTCAACGCCGGGCCGCGAAACGTCGCAAAAAGTAA
- a CDS encoding AAA family ATPase: protein MRTGFLLNDAHWVVVQQGLPEGLVDTQWVSGDPGEATEFVSVGGLDLVVVEASEKFLTADLVQAADRGGIMLAALITHAGAEQWADQRGVGHRLYQPEDLLALVAGKGGSPLLDASPDGVPGPQHAAEPGSSLPQTSRRGTLTVFWGPHGAPGATTLCVSTASVLARQGLSVCLVDADARGGVISPALGVLDPIPGFLAAIRLAGKGELNAEHITRLVCPYLSPPTEFSILTGTPRGLIPGEVPRDSLDALIGILRELFDAVLFDTGSDISLSGEDRRSTGADITSHIASRADAIVAVCGVSPAGVARFARALPELESQAVGTPVRVWLNGVDTSRRAVGDDAMLREALWRFAGLSEYAALPRDTSLFLEAERKALSPIDVNPQSGFAHALRHELATFTLSRWGEEDTSHTMNAPPAVAEDRARATRRGERELPVKSRSHPQGPPEVAKRGFPALVANLRRRWLKLTALR from the coding sequence ATGCGCACCGGTTTTCTCCTCAATGATGCCCACTGGGTCGTCGTCCAACAGGGACTACCAGAAGGCCTGGTTGACACACAATGGGTGAGTGGTGACCCCGGTGAAGCGACAGAGTTTGTGTCGGTGGGTGGCCTTGATCTCGTTGTGGTTGAAGCGAGTGAGAAATTTCTTACTGCGGACCTCGTGCAGGCAGCCGACCGCGGTGGAATCATGTTGGCTGCGCTCATTACCCACGCGGGGGCTGAGCAGTGGGCTGACCAACGTGGGGTGGGCCACCGGCTCTACCAACCGGAGGACCTTCTAGCCCTCGTTGCGGGAAAGGGGGGCTCACCACTGCTTGACGCTTCGCCTGATGGGGTGCCTGGTCCACAACACGCTGCTGAGCCTGGTAGTTCCCTCCCTCAGACGTCTCGACGCGGAACACTCACCGTGTTCTGGGGTCCACACGGTGCCCCCGGGGCAACCACGCTGTGTGTGAGTACCGCCAGTGTGTTGGCTAGGCAGGGGCTTTCGGTGTGCCTTGTGGATGCGGATGCGAGGGGCGGGGTCATTTCCCCCGCCTTGGGGGTGTTAGACCCTATCCCGGGTTTCCTCGCCGCGATTCGTTTGGCGGGAAAGGGCGAATTAAACGCTGAACACATCACACGCCTTGTCTGTCCATACTTGTCGCCTCCGACAGAATTTTCGATACTGACAGGCACACCGCGTGGCTTAATCCCGGGTGAAGTGCCCCGGGATTCGCTCGATGCCCTCATTGGCATCCTCCGAGAGCTCTTTGACGCGGTGCTCTTCGACACTGGAAGCGATATATCGCTCAGTGGCGAGGATCGCAGGAGCACTGGCGCCGACATCACTTCCCACATCGCCTCCAGAGCAGACGCCATTGTGGCGGTGTGCGGGGTCAGTCCAGCTGGTGTCGCCCGCTTTGCGAGGGCACTGCCTGAACTAGAAAGCCAGGCAGTGGGCACACCCGTTCGAGTGTGGCTCAACGGTGTTGATACGTCCCGACGGGCAGTCGGTGATGACGCAATGTTGCGTGAAGCACTGTGGCGTTTTGCGGGCCTTAGTGAATACGCGGCTTTGCCTCGGGACACCTCACTGTTTCTGGAGGCGGAGCGAAAAGCGCTGAGCCCCATCGATGTGAATCCCCAGTCGGGTTTTGCCCACGCACTCCGCCACGAGTTGGCCACTTTCACTCTTAGCCGTTGGGGTGAAGAAGACACTTCTCACACGATGAATGCGCCGCCCGCTGTCGCGGAGGACCGGGCTCGCGCCACAAGACGGGGCGAGCGTGAATTACCAGTCAAGAGCCGCAGTCACCCACAGGGGCCGCCGGAGGTGGCGAAGCGAGGCTTTCCCGCACTGGTAGCGAATCTTCGGCGCCGTTGGCTAAAGCTCACCGCGTTACGCTAA
- the mtrB gene encoding MtrAB system histidine kinase MtrB, with amino-acid sequence MMWGSLRWLRRALASPLRLWRVSLLTRTVVVAGLLSGLAVTVIGGYMSLTIQDSLFESRREQIVVESVRTGTQVQSLFDNSVTQAGTIDVETANSSAQTAIRTTQSSPGAGGFAILRTPGQITDQTMTSTSTAGLDISVVSSQIRQAVVQDPSRVHYQSVALSDGAGAIPALVTGSAIQVPSAGQYELYMVYDLSGVQATLTLVQQTLIVGSILLVVLITGVTWLVVRLAIGPVRIAARTAERLAEGYLEERIEERGEDVIATLARSFNKMADSMQSQIVRLAKLSQLQQHFVSDVSHELRTPLTTIRLAADVLYDKRDEWEPQSRRSIELLVAQIERFELMLTDLLEISRYDAGAVTLDRDQVNLVELLEDCLEQLAPLANQRGSSLVLEVLGGYGDVEADSRRVRRVLLNFVGNAIDHGEGKPIVAFVDSDQDTVSVAVRDWGVGMTTEEAARVFDRFWRADPSRQRTTGGTGLGLAIAQEDAIAHGGFIDVWSVAGEGSCFRLTLPRRAGKVVTHSPLPLPPESDHPDIGTTVHSGPAPDAKPSDRREGGTVSVNPEVTSAAEVTP; translated from the coding sequence ATGATGTGGGGCAGCCTTCGTTGGCTTCGCCGAGCACTGGCCAGTCCCCTCCGGCTCTGGCGGGTGTCACTACTCACCAGGACTGTCGTGGTCGCGGGGTTGCTCTCCGGTCTGGCGGTGACCGTCATCGGTGGTTACATGTCGCTCACCATCCAAGACAGCCTTTTTGAGTCCCGCCGCGAACAAATTGTGGTGGAAAGCGTGCGAACAGGCACACAGGTCCAGTCACTGTTTGACAATTCGGTCACCCAAGCTGGCACCATCGACGTCGAAACGGCGAACTCATCAGCACAAACCGCCATCCGCACCACACAGTCATCGCCCGGCGCGGGAGGTTTTGCCATTTTGCGAACACCTGGACAAATCACCGACCAGACGATGACCTCCACGTCGACTGCCGGTTTAGATATTTCCGTCGTGTCCAGTCAAATTCGACAAGCTGTCGTTCAAGACCCCTCTCGGGTGCACTACCAGTCGGTGGCACTGAGTGATGGGGCGGGGGCGATTCCTGCGTTAGTGACCGGTTCGGCTATCCAGGTCCCCAGTGCCGGACAATACGAGCTGTACATGGTCTATGACCTTTCCGGGGTGCAGGCGACGCTGACGTTGGTGCAACAAACCCTTATTGTGGGCTCCATCCTCCTTGTGGTGCTCATTACCGGGGTGACCTGGCTGGTGGTGCGCTTGGCAATCGGCCCTGTGCGCATCGCTGCCCGCACCGCGGAGCGGCTTGCCGAAGGGTATTTGGAGGAGCGCATCGAAGAGCGCGGTGAAGATGTGATCGCCACCCTCGCCCGGTCGTTTAACAAGATGGCTGACAGTATGCAGTCTCAGATTGTTCGATTGGCGAAACTGTCCCAACTCCAACAACACTTCGTCTCCGATGTGTCCCACGAACTGCGCACACCCTTGACGACCATCCGGTTGGCTGCCGATGTTCTTTACGACAAACGAGACGAGTGGGAACCCCAATCGCGCCGCAGTATCGAATTATTAGTCGCCCAAATTGAACGCTTTGAGCTGATGCTCACCGACCTACTCGAAATCAGTCGCTATGACGCTGGCGCGGTGACGCTCGATCGTGACCAGGTCAACCTCGTGGAACTGCTGGAGGATTGCTTGGAACAGTTGGCCCCGCTGGCCAACCAACGAGGTTCTTCCCTAGTCCTAGAAGTTCTCGGTGGTTACGGTGATGTGGAGGCAGACTCGAGGCGGGTGCGGCGGGTGTTGTTGAACTTTGTTGGTAACGCCATCGACCACGGGGAAGGCAAGCCGATTGTGGCGTTTGTCGATTCGGATCAAGACACCGTGTCGGTCGCAGTTCGAGACTGGGGTGTGGGAATGACGACGGAGGAAGCTGCCCGAGTATTCGATCGTTTTTGGCGGGCCGACCCGTCCCGCCAACGCACCACAGGTGGTACCGGTTTGGGTCTGGCTATTGCCCAAGAGGATGCCATTGCCCACGGCGGGTTTATTGACGTGTGGTCGGTAGCGGGAGAGGGAAGCTGTTTTCGACTCACCCTGCCCCGCCGTGCCGGCAAAGTTGTCACCCACTCACCGTTGCCTTTGCCTCCAGAGAGCGACCACCCAGATATTGGCACCACGGTCCACTCCGGTCCCGCTCCGGATGCAAAGCCCAGCGACAGGCGAGAGGGCGGCACTGTTTCGGTTAACCCTGAGGTGACCAGTGCAGCGGAGGTTACTCCGTGA
- a CDS encoding Rv3235 family protein produces MPDHDSTSHGYVAWNPADTSPLTRYRQVENSEVFGPQPTSSLDLPDPKDFTLRLVAGIIECVYGLREPAQFSRWVTEDVYRVVALRAKRMSVGHAPAGSTPTRPQFSIGNAIVSTPRDGVVEASVIVRGPARVRAVAIRLEGIDYRWRATSFSML; encoded by the coding sequence ATGCCAGATCACGACAGCACTTCGCACGGATATGTCGCCTGGAATCCAGCCGACACCAGTCCACTCACGAGGTACCGACAAGTAGAAAACTCTGAAGTATTTGGCCCTCAACCCACATCTTCACTGGACTTACCCGACCCGAAAGACTTCACCCTCCGGCTGGTCGCCGGAATTATCGAGTGTGTTTACGGACTGCGCGAACCCGCACAGTTTTCCCGGTGGGTAACCGAAGACGTCTACCGAGTGGTCGCGCTGCGCGCGAAGCGCATGTCAGTAGGCCACGCCCCCGCAGGGTCCACACCGACAAGACCCCAATTCAGTATTGGTAACGCCATCGTCAGCACACCCCGTGACGGCGTCGTCGAAGCCTCCGTCATCGTGCGAGGCCCTGCACGAGTCCGCGCTGTCGCCATCCGACTAGAAGGCATTGACTATCGTTGGCGCGCCACATCTTTCAGCATGCTGTGA
- a CDS encoding ComF family protein → MNSESIARAVVNIVLPVSCVGCGEPDTQWCSHCAATSTRHHQPTLAWRQALWGTPVWSVADYEGTWQRAVVSWKDRGASRLATPLGHLMAQVLERLNFSSDRLVVLVPVPSSLGGWVARGVQPTLALAHATAHAWNGTHQGVASGSSPTESSSGQALPRVIVGQGLRRGGGLSLLGQFFSRPHRRKRRSRSTRLAKPSRFVAKRWLKGHRVVLIDDVLTTGSTLEQAASAVRRAGGQLVGCVVFAAKPL, encoded by the coding sequence GTGAACAGTGAATCGATTGCTCGCGCGGTGGTGAACATTGTGCTGCCGGTGTCGTGTGTGGGGTGTGGGGAGCCTGACACGCAGTGGTGTTCCCACTGTGCCGCCACTTCAACACGCCACCACCAGCCCACCCTGGCGTGGCGGCAAGCCCTATGGGGCACTCCAGTGTGGTCTGTCGCCGACTATGAGGGCACGTGGCAGCGGGCAGTGGTGTCCTGGAAAGACCGTGGTGCTAGTCGGCTCGCCACACCCTTGGGACACCTGATGGCGCAGGTGCTGGAGCGGCTGAACTTCTCCAGCGATCGACTGGTAGTGCTTGTCCCCGTACCGTCATCTCTGGGTGGGTGGGTTGCCCGAGGGGTTCAGCCCACCCTCGCACTGGCTCACGCCACTGCCCACGCGTGGAATGGCACGCATCAGGGTGTCGCTAGTGGCAGCTCACCCACGGAGAGTTCATCGGGTCAGGCTCTCCCGAGGGTGATCGTGGGGCAGGGGCTCCGTCGAGGGGGAGGTCTGTCACTGCTTGGACAGTTTTTTTCTAGGCCCCATCGAAGGAAACGGCGCTCCAGGAGCACCCGCTTGGCTAAGCCTTCACGATTTGTGGCAAAACGCTGGCTGAAAGGCCACCGGGTTGTCTTGATCGACGATGTGCTCACCACGGGCAGCACGCTCGAGCAGGCTGCTTCGGCCGTGCGAAGGGCGGGAGGGCAACTGGTCGGGTGTGTGGTGTTTGCCGCAAAACCTTTGTGA